Sequence from the uncultured Draconibacterium sp. genome:
AAAATACAATGAAAACAAATCCGTATTCTGTCCAGATTCTTATAATGCGCGACCAGGCTATTCCGTTGGAGGTGTCGCCTGCTAGCAAGGGAATGGAAAAAATTAGCAGCCAGATAAACAGCAATATTTGAAACTGTACTCTGCCAAAATTAGTATTGGGTTTTATGGTATTTCTCATCGTGTTGTAAAAGTAAAGTTTTTCTATACGCTTTCAATTTAATTAGTAAATATATGTTGAGTTTGCCGAACCCAGGGGCAAGTTTTATCCTGCCCCTGGGTCCGGTATTTCAAAGCCTGAAAACAAAGTCTTTTTATACCTTCTTACTCGGCATTACGAACCAACCGAACGTAGTTGTAATAGCGTTCTGCATCTTCTCCTGCTGGGTCATCAATGTCTTTTGTGTCAAACCGAACAGCACCTGCTCCGTGGAAATCTTCGCCTTCATCATTGTATAATTATGTTTGTCCGGTGGCGACTTGCATTTAGTCGTAGGTTATAACAACATCGCTACCTCCCGATGAAACTTCATCATAGTCCTAACAGCCAATAAATAATTCAATCGATACTACTAAGGCTAACAATCTCATGATTATTTGTCTGTTTCTTGTTTTTACATTTATCATTGCTATAGAAATTCGTTTTAAATTGAATTTTCGTTTTTCATTAAAGTAAAGAAAGACCAAGTAAACTCGCCGGGAAAACCGACTCGACGGATTGCATGGTTTTATCGACGGAATGAAAAAAATGGATGGGGATTTTGAAGAAATAGAATATGAAAAAGTTTTCATAATTGGGCACAAAAATGGGAGGCCTCTGCCTCCCTGTTTTCTGAACTCCCTAGTCGAATTAAACTAAACTTATGAAAAAACTATATATCTGTTTTCTTTTGTTTTAATTGTTGAATCAAAGATAGGTATGGGGGCGTTATTTTGAAAACAGAATCGATAGATGAGATATTTTTATCGACAGATAGGGAATTATAGCCCTTTTAGGTATTCTTTAGGCGTTTGTCCATGTATTTTCTTAAAACATTTTGAGAAATAAGAATGACTGTTAAAACCAACTTTAAAAGCTACTTCATCAACATTGTAGCTTTTGGTGGCGAGCAAGGCTGTAGCTTTTTTTATTCTAACCATATTAATATATTCCGATGCCGAGTGGTTTGAAATTTGTTTTAGCTTGCGGTGAAGTTGGCTACGACTCAGGCTCATTTCACTGGCCAATAAATCAACTGTGAAATTTTCGTTGGTTATATTCTCTTCGATAATGCTATTTATTTTGTTTAAAAAGTAATTATCGAGGCTTCCAATATCTATTGCCTGTTTGCTTACCATACGTTTGGCAAAGTTTTCTTGTAATCTTTTCCGTTGATTTAATAGGTTTGCTACTTGAGATAACAGTACCTGTTCTTCGAAAGGTTTCGAAATATATGCATCAGCTCCTTTTTCCAACCCGGTTGAGGTATTTTCAGCCGATGATAAAGCGGTTAGCAATATTACCGGGATATGACTGGTTTCGATTTGCGATTTAATGGTTTGGCAAAACTCAAAACCATCCATTTGTGGCATCATTACATCCGAAATAACCAAATCGATATTTTTTGATTTTAACATATCAAGTCCTTGTTTACCATCTTCTGCAAATAGTACGTTGTAAAAATTGTTCAAAAGGCCTGTAATGTATTCGCGTAAGTCTTTATTATCCTCTACCACTATAATGGTTGTATTTTTGTCATTTAAATTTGGTTTCGATGCAGTCATATCAGTTGACTGCCATGATTCCACATTTTTTACTATCTCATGGCTTTGAAATAATATTTTTTGTGCTTTTTGTTTGGTAGGTAGTTGAACCGAAAAGCGGGTTCCTTTTCCAGGACTACTCTGAACAACAATAATACCCCGATGAATTAGGATAAAATCTTTACAAAGATTTAGGCCAATACCGCTGCTGTTAATTTTAGAATTTTGACTTCTACCTTGTTCAAATCGTTCGAATATATGGGGTAAATCTTCACTACTGATACCCTGCCCACTATCTATTACTGAAATTTCAACAAAATCTTCATTTTCCAGTTCGCCAAAACTCAATTGGTTTGTAAAATTATGAATATTATCGAGTTTGTTCTCGTGTATAGTAATCGTAATTTCTCCGTTTACAGGGGTATATTTAAATGCATTCGATAACAGGTTGAAAATAATCTTATCGAGTTTTTCTTCATCGGCTTCAATAATACTCGAACTGGTGGTGTAATTAAAAGAAAATGTAATGTTATTTGTGCGTGCTTCCTCCGAAAAATTAAGTACTCGTTCGTTGATAAAACTAACCAAATCAATTTTACTTATTTTTAGTTTCTCCAGGCCTTTTTTCTGCCTTTCTGAGATCCATTATCTGGTTAATCAGCTGAAGCAGTCGATTTGAATTACGTTTAACTGTATCAAGTTGTTTGTGCTGAGCATCGGTTAAATTTGTATCCAGTAACAACTGGTTTACAGGGCCATTTTATTAGTGTAAGCGGGGTTCTGAATTCGTGCGATATATTTGTAAAAAACTTTAGTTTCATCTCAGTAAGCTGTTCCTCCTGCTTATGTTCCATTTTTTCAATAAGCAAGTCTTTTTTTAGTTTCGATCGTTCTCTGAAAAATCGGATGACTCCGATAATAATTAAAAGAAAGATAAAGGAATAAACAGCAATTGCATACGTTGATTTATACCAAAACTGCTTTACAACTATGTCTATACTGGCTGGTTTATCGTTCCAAATGCCATCGTTATTACTTGCCTTCACTTCAAAACGATATTCTCCGGCAGGAAGGTTTATAAAATTAGCAGTTCCCCTATTATTATTATCAACCCAATTGTCAATATAATTTACCAGACGGTAAGAAAATTCATTTTTATCGGGTAATAAATAATTATCGGCAGAAAAGGTAAAATTGAGGTTTGTTTCTGTTGGATCAAGTACAATTTTTTGATATTGGTTAATCCCCGTTTGTATCGGAACTATTGATCGGTTATTTGCACTAACTTTTGTGAGTAGTATATTTGGGGGGCGATGGTTGGTATGTATTGGTTTGGGTTCAAGAAGGCTAAAACCATTGGTGCCACCGAAGTATATATTACCTTGATTATCTTTGTAGATGGCACTTGGGTTAAAAAGATCGCCCTGAATACCATCATTCAGCACAAACCTTCGCGAGGTTTGAAGATCCGAATTGTATAAGATTAAACCATCATTGCTGGTAATCCAGATATTCTTGTAAGAATCTTCAATAATTCCGTAAACATCTTTGTTTTTTAGTAAATCGTTTGCTGTAAAAATGCTTATCGAATCTGATTTTGGATTATAGATATTTATTCCATTTCCTCCTGTGCCCATCCATATTCTTCCATCGCTAAGTTGTGTTATAAAATAAAAGTTTTGGCTTCCTGTTTTATGGTTATTGTTTTCGTAAATATTGAACAGGGTTGATTGACCTGTTGGAAGGTGACTACGGACTGCGCCATTTTGGGTTCCAATCCATAAGTTATTGTTTGTGTCAATTGTAAGTGCCCGGCAATTGGTGTTAAGTAATTGCTCAAAAGGTGATTTTTTTGATTCAAAGCTTATGTTTTTTGTGCTGAAATTGTAAAAGTTGATTCCTCCCAGGTTGGTACCAATCCACATCCCTGAGTCTGATTTGCAAAGTGAATACACTTCGAAGGCCGAAACATGTTTGCCATCCTCTGGTCCTGCCGGAAAATGCATAAAGGTGCTTTGCGTGGCAGGCCTGTAAAATAAGCCGTTAAATGCCGAACCTATCCACAAGCCACCATCTTTGTCAACTTCCATTGCTTTTATATCAATAATACCTTTCTGTTTTTTGATTTGCAGAGGACTGAAACTTGAGGTTTTTGGGTCAAAAAGGTTTAATCCGAAAAGCTCGGTGCCTACGTAGATCTGGCCATCGGGGGTTTGTGCAAAGGAACTGACCATATTGTCTGAAATTGTTCCGGGTTCATCTGAATGACGATAGTTGGTAAAACTGTTATCGGAGTGATGCATATAGGCAACTCCTCCCGACCATGTTCCAATCCAGATGCCTCCCTGATTATCTTCAAAAATATCGAAAATAGAATTATGGGGAAGCCCCTCATATTTGTTGTGATCGTAGTGTATTAGTTCTTTTCCTATACTTTTAAATAATCCCAGGTACGAGCCAATCCATATTTGCCCGCGTGTATCTCGCCATATTTTTCTTATACTGGCATTGCTGATGTCATAATCCGGGTTTTTTGTGTATTGATAATGATATTTCAGTTTTCCTTCAAAGTCGTACATGCGTGCACCATGCTCCTGGTAGCCTACCCAAATATTGTCGGTGCTGGTACTTATGGTGCGTACCATAGAGCCTGATCCGTTTATTAACTTTTCAATTTTGGCTTCTTTATAGTTTACTTTATATACCGAACCATCAAGTGTACCAAGCCATAACCTGTTTGTTTCGTCGTTATAAATCAAACGTGGTGATTTGGTCAATCCATCAGTAATTCTGATCATTTTATTGGTGGTTTCATCGAGGTAACCAAAAAAATGCTCATCAACAATCCAAAGTTTGCCTTGTCCATCAAATTGAATAGAGAAAAGGTGTTGGTTGGCTTGTGAACCATTCTCATAGGAGTAATGTACCTGTTCAAATTCTTGCGCAAGGGAGTTAAACTTGCAAAGACCTTTATCGGTGCTGGCCCAAATGTTGTTGTTTTTGTCTATCGCTATTGCTGTTACTGTATTACTTGGTAGCCCGTCTTCTTTTTCAGGTTGATAGGAGAAACGAATAATTTCTTTTGAATCGTATCTTAAAACACCATCAAATCCACCCATCCAGATATAACCA
This genomic interval carries:
- a CDS encoding response regulator, which codes for MVSFINERVLNFSEEARTNNITFSFNYTTSSSIIEADEEKLDKIIFNLLSNAFKYTPVNGEITITIHENKLDNIHNFTNQLSFGELENEDFVEISVIDSGQGISSEDLPHIFERFEQGRSQNSKINSSGIGLNLCKDFILIHRGIIVVQSSPGKGTRFSVQLPTKQKAQKILFQSHEIVKNVESWQSTDMTASKPNLNDKNTTIIVVEDNKDLREYITGLLNNFYNVLFAEDGKQGLDMLKSKNIDLVISDVMMPQMDGFEFCQTIKSQIETSHIPVILLTALSSAENTSTGLEKGADAYISKPFEEQVLLSQVANLLNQRKRLQENFAKRMVSKQAIDIGSLDNYFLNKINSIIEENITNENFTVDLLASEMSLSRSQLHRKLKQISNHSASEYINMVRIKKATALLATKSYNVDEVAFKVGFNSHSYFSKCFKKIHGQTPKEYLKGL
- a CDS encoding two-component regulator propeller domain-containing protein, giving the protein MRSSFLICFLVVFGFYSTFAQADDVRFRRVSPPGGFSFQAIHSFNQDKFGYIWMGGFDGVLRYDSKEIIRFSYQPEKEDGLPSNTVTAIAIDKNNNIWASTDKGLCKFNSLAQEFEQVHYSYENGSQANQHLFSIQFDGQGKLWIVDEHFFGYLDETTNKMIRITDGLTKSPRLIYNDETNRLWLGTLDGSVYKVNYKEAKIEKLINGSGSMVRTISTSTDNIWVGYQEHGARMYDFEGKLKYHYQYTKNPDYDISNASIRKIWRDTRGQIWIGSYLGLFKSIGKELIHYDHNKYEGLPHNSIFDIFEDNQGGIWIGTWSGGVAYMHHSDNSFTNYRHSDEPGTISDNMVSSFAQTPDGQIYVGTELFGLNLFDPKTSSFSPLQIKKQKGIIDIKAMEVDKDGGLWIGSAFNGLFYRPATQSTFMHFPAGPEDGKHVSAFEVYSLCKSDSGMWIGTNLGGINFYNFSTKNISFESKKSPFEQLLNTNCRALTIDTNNNLWIGTQNGAVRSHLPTGQSTLFNIYENNNHKTGSQNFYFITQLSDGRIWMGTGGNGINIYNPKSDSISIFTANDLLKNKDVYGIIEDSYKNIWITSNDGLILYNSDLQTSRRFVLNDGIQGDLFNPSAIYKDNQGNIYFGGTNGFSLLEPKPIHTNHRPPNILLTKVSANNRSIVPIQTGINQYQKIVLDPTETNLNFTFSADNYLLPDKNEFSYRLVNYIDNWVDNNNRGTANFINLPAGEYRFEVKASNNDGIWNDKPASIDIVVKQFWYKSTYAIAVYSFIFLLIIIGVIRFFRERSKLKKDLLIEKMEHKQEEQLTEMKLKFFTNISHEFRTPLTLIKWPCKPVVTGYKFNRCSAQTT